From Pirellulales bacterium, the proteins below share one genomic window:
- a CDS encoding terpene cyclase/mutase family protein → MDVRQAMARTQQWLLEQQQADGHWVAELEGDTILESEYILLLAYLGRHQSTVARKAAKYILGRQMPSGGWSLFPGGRMDISVSVKAYFALKLTGHDTSSDHMQRARSAIRAAGGADAVNSFTRFYLALLGQIPYDACPFVPPEVVLLPRWFPINLYSVSAWTRTILVPLSIMSACQPTATLDPQLSIRDLFLREPQDWPPLRCPGLKGGTGPLSWDRFFRVVDSALHFCQRWKLHPSRRRALEEAKRWMIERFAGSDGLGAIYPPMVWSIVALRSLGYSDDSPELKYCYERLDGLLIEEDDTIRLQPCKSPVWDTAITLRAVTASGLPARHEAVESATRWLLDRQIERKGDWAETTNAEPGGWCFEYDNEFYPDLDDTSMVLMALNDQFATRPARSPSGLKVFAGQQGSPAGSSEILERTARAIYRGEQWVLAMQNRDGGWGAFDRNNDRRFLCYVPFSDHNAAIDPSTPDLAARVLEALGQLGHRQGQPAVDRAIAYLRSTQEPDGSWFGRWGVNYVYGTWQVLTGLTAVGVTADDPAIAAGAQWLLKYQQACGGWGESPESYADPGLCGQGPVTASQTAWAVMGLVAAGLQDDPATLRGVRYLIDAQRENGRWDEPEFTGTGFPRVFYLRYHWYPIYFPLMALAQWAATANVSLGDGSSLDNGASLDTSAVA, encoded by the coding sequence ATGGATGTGCGCCAAGCGATGGCGCGCACCCAGCAGTGGCTGCTCGAACAGCAGCAAGCTGACGGCCATTGGGTCGCTGAACTCGAAGGCGACACAATCCTCGAGAGCGAATACATCCTCCTGCTGGCGTACTTGGGGCGCCATCAGTCGACGGTCGCGCGCAAGGCGGCAAAGTATATCTTGGGGCGGCAGATGCCCTCGGGCGGATGGTCGCTTTTTCCTGGCGGGCGCATGGATATCAGCGTTAGCGTGAAGGCCTACTTTGCGCTAAAGTTGACCGGCCACGATACTTCGTCGGACCACATGCAGCGTGCGCGCAGCGCGATTCGCGCTGCGGGGGGCGCCGATGCCGTCAATAGTTTTACCCGCTTCTACCTGGCGCTATTGGGACAGATTCCCTACGACGCTTGCCCGTTCGTGCCACCCGAAGTCGTGCTGTTGCCGCGCTGGTTCCCGATCAATCTGTATTCGGTAAGCGCCTGGACACGGACGATTCTGGTGCCGCTGTCGATCATGTCGGCCTGCCAGCCCACGGCTACGCTCGATCCGCAGCTATCGATACGCGACTTGTTTCTCAGAGAACCGCAGGATTGGCCGCCGCTGCGCTGCCCCGGGCTCAAAGGAGGCACCGGCCCGCTAAGCTGGGACCGGTTCTTCCGCGTCGTGGATTCGGCGCTGCACTTCTGCCAGCGGTGGAAGCTGCACCCCTCGCGGCGTCGCGCGCTCGAAGAGGCCAAGCGTTGGATGATCGAACGCTTTGCAGGGAGCGACGGTCTGGGGGCGATTTATCCGCCCATGGTATGGAGCATTGTCGCCTTGCGATCGCTCGGCTACAGCGACGATTCGCCGGAACTGAAATATTGCTACGAGCGCTTGGATGGATTGCTGATCGAAGAAGACGATACGATCCGTTTGCAGCCCTGCAAGTCGCCCGTGTGGGATACCGCCATTACGTTGCGTGCCGTGACCGCGAGCGGACTGCCGGCGCGTCACGAAGCCGTGGAAAGTGCGACGCGCTGGTTATTGGATCGGCAGATCGAGCGCAAAGGAGACTGGGCCGAAACGACCAATGCCGAACCGGGCGGCTGGTGCTTCGAGTACGATAACGAGTTCTATCCGGACCTCGACGATACGTCGATGGTTTTGATGGCGCTGAATGATCAGTTTGCCACCCGGCCCGCGCGCAGTCCGTCCGGGCTGAAGGTCTTTGCCGGTCAGCAGGGTTCGCCCGCCGGCAGTTCCGAAATCCTGGAACGCACGGCGCGAGCTATCTACCGCGGCGAGCAATGGGTTTTGGCGATGCAGAATCGCGACGGGGGTTGGGGCGCATTCGATCGCAACAACGACCGCCGCTTCCTTTGTTATGTCCCTTTCTCAGATCACAACGCCGCGATCGATCCCAGCACGCCCGACCTCGCGGCTCGCGTGCTGGAGGCGCTCGGTCAATTAGGGCACCGCCAAGGGCAGCCGGCCGTGGATCGCGCGATCGCTTATCTGCGCAGCACACAAGAGCCCGACGGCAGCTGGTTTGGTCGTTGGGGCGTGAACTACGTCTATGGCACGTGGCAGGTGTTGACGGGCTTGACGGCTGTGGGAGTCACCGCGGACGATCCGGCAATCGCCGCCGGTGCCCAGTGGCTGCTGAAGTATCAACAGGCCTGCGGCGGCTGGGGAGAATCTCCCGAAAGCTACGCCGATCCTGGTCTGTGTGGGCAAGGTCCGGTCACCGCCTCGCAAACGGCCTGGGCCGTGATGGGCCTGGTCGCGGCCGGACTGCAAGATGATCCGGCTACGCTGCGCGGCGTGCGTTATCTCATCGATGCCCAGCGCGAAAATGGTCGTTGGGACGAACCGGAATTCACCGGCACGGGCTTTCCGCGCGTGTTCTACTTGCGCTATCACTGGTATCCGATTTATTTCCCGCTAATGGCTCTGGCGCAATGGGCGGCCACGGCCAACGTGTCGCTTGGCGACGGCTCGTCATTGGACAATGGTGCCTCACTAGATACATCCGCCGTGGCGTAG
- the hpnH gene encoding adenosyl-hopene transferase HpnH has protein sequence MRFPLSLTRTMATYLLRKKMSGEEKFPLVLMLEPLHACNLTCTGCGRIREYVSTIRDKLTVDECLASVDECGAPVVSICGGEPMIYPAIEELVAKILERKKHIYLCTNGMFIRKKIAGFKPSSRFFWNVHLDGMEESHDLAVERKGVFDEAIDGIKAAKEAGFLVCTNTTVYKETNMHEISVLLAYLTELGVDGFMMSPAYGYDAVQRTNPDGAQQIFMTREDVHAKFREAKQLLRRFKLNTSPIYLEFLRGERELKCAAWANPTRNIRGWKGPCYLITDTHHKTYDDLVQLTDWDKLGRGNDPRCEQCMVHCGFEPAAVLGVNKRLGDTLKMALWQLT, from the coding sequence ATGCGGTTCCCGCTGTCTCTGACACGCACGATGGCAACGTACTTGCTGCGAAAGAAAATGTCCGGCGAGGAGAAATTCCCGCTGGTCCTGATGCTCGAACCGTTGCACGCCTGCAACCTCACTTGCACGGGCTGCGGTCGCATTCGCGAGTATGTCAGCACAATCCGCGACAAACTGACGGTCGACGAATGCCTGGCCAGCGTCGACGAATGCGGCGCGCCGGTTGTCAGCATTTGCGGCGGCGAGCCGATGATCTATCCCGCCATCGAAGAACTGGTGGCCAAGATCCTCGAGCGCAAGAAGCACATTTACCTCTGTACGAACGGCATGTTCATCCGCAAGAAGATCGCCGGCTTCAAGCCCTCGTCGCGATTCTTCTGGAACGTACACCTGGATGGCATGGAAGAGAGTCACGATCTGGCTGTCGAACGCAAAGGCGTGTTCGACGAAGCCATCGATGGGATCAAGGCCGCCAAAGAAGCCGGATTCCTCGTTTGCACGAATACGACCGTCTACAAAGAAACCAACATGCACGAAATTTCGGTGCTGTTGGCGTATCTCACCGAGCTCGGCGTCGACGGCTTCATGATGTCGCCCGCCTATGGCTACGACGCCGTGCAGCGCACGAATCCCGACGGCGCGCAGCAGATTTTCATGACCCGCGAGGACGTGCATGCGAAGTTCCGCGAGGCTAAACAGCTGCTGCGGCGCTTCAAGCTCAACACGTCCCCCATCTACCTGGAATTTCTGCGGGGCGAGCGCGAATTGAAATGTGCAGCCTGGGCCAATCCCACCCGCAATATCCGCGGCTGGAAGGGTCCCTGCTACCTGATCACCGACACCCATCACAAGACCTACGACGACCTGGTCCAACTCACGGATTGGGATAAGCTCGGCCGCGGCAACGATCCGCGCTGCGAGCAGTGCATGGTCCATTGTGGATTCGAGCCGGCCGCGGTCTTGGGCGTCAACAAACGCTTGGGTGATACGCTGAAGATGGCCCTCTGGCAACTCACTTAG
- a CDS encoding cytochrome c produces MSSAHAAEPATDAVQRTAIADAPHVAATRGYQLLRSKAYLPAEFPESAFENIWRTWPAGLKAIAKKASADERRHMELARYGLVPAPEAPNGIPMAYVADGKGGWSLTCLSCHGGKVAGRSMPGLGNSHFAFKTLTHEVIRSWMLDKGKPEPWQLSRLTAYLGQSNGTIDAQVFSIQLTALRDDEMNVRFDAPMPPYTHHDLDAPPLWNVKRKQRLYIDGFAEKTPRTIMQFSLYPANDSATIKGWEEDFRDILAWIESLEAPKYPYAIDHDLAARGEPIFRRTCAECHGTYGAGGKYPEKMVPLDVVNTDPLRLSGMPPEHRRRFSSGWLGEGGKRTAIVEPTGYIAPPLDGIWASAPYLHNGSVPTLWHLFHVDARPVVWLRSEDGYDQARVGLEVTTFADLPGAAAGDAVERRRYYDTRLSSKSAAGHEFPEELADADKLAVIEYLKTL; encoded by the coding sequence ATGTCAAGCGCGCACGCCGCGGAGCCAGCAACCGACGCTGTGCAGCGAACGGCAATCGCCGACGCGCCCCACGTCGCGGCCACGCGCGGCTACCAGTTGTTGCGTAGCAAAGCCTATTTGCCGGCTGAGTTTCCCGAGTCGGCGTTCGAGAATATCTGGCGCACCTGGCCCGCAGGGCTGAAAGCGATCGCCAAGAAAGCCAGCGCCGACGAACGCCGCCACATGGAACTCGCGCGCTACGGGCTCGTGCCTGCGCCCGAGGCCCCGAACGGCATTCCCATGGCCTACGTTGCCGATGGCAAAGGGGGCTGGTCCCTGACGTGTCTCTCCTGTCACGGCGGAAAAGTTGCCGGTCGGTCGATGCCAGGCCTGGGGAACTCGCATTTCGCCTTCAAGACACTTACGCACGAAGTGATTCGTTCCTGGATGTTGGACAAAGGCAAGCCCGAGCCCTGGCAGTTGAGCCGCTTGACCGCGTACCTTGGGCAGAGCAACGGCACGATCGACGCCCAGGTCTTCAGCATTCAGCTGACGGCCCTACGCGACGATGAAATGAACGTTCGCTTTGACGCGCCGATGCCTCCCTACACACATCACGATCTCGACGCGCCGCCGCTGTGGAACGTAAAGAGAAAGCAGCGGCTCTACATCGACGGGTTTGCCGAGAAGACACCGCGAACAATCATGCAATTCTCGCTTTACCCGGCCAATGACAGCGCGACGATAAAAGGTTGGGAAGAAGACTTCCGCGACATACTGGCCTGGATCGAATCGCTCGAAGCACCGAAGTACCCCTATGCGATCGACCACGATCTTGCGGCACGCGGCGAGCCGATCTTTCGTCGCACCTGCGCCGAATGCCACGGCACGTACGGCGCCGGCGGCAAGTATCCTGAAAAGATGGTGCCCCTGGACGTCGTCAACACCGATCCGCTCCGGCTCTCGGGCATGCCGCCGGAACACCGGCGCCGCTTTTCGAGTGGCTGGCTCGGCGAAGGAGGAAAGCGCACGGCGATTGTCGAGCCCACGGGCTACATCGCCCCGCCGCTCGATGGGATCTGGGCCTCGGCCCCCTACTTGCACAATGGCTCAGTGCCGACATTATGGCATCTGTTCCATGTCGACGCGCGGCCCGTGGTTTGGCTGCGTAGCGAAGACGGCTACGATCAGGCTCGTGTCGGGCTGGAAGTGACGACCTTTGCCGATCTGCCTGGAGCGGCCGCGGGGGACGCTGTGGAACGGCGCCGCTACTACGATACCCGCTTGTCGAGCAAAAGCGCCGCCGGACACGAATTTCCCGAAGAGCTTGCGGACGCTGACAAGCTGGCGGTCATCGAGTATTTGAAAACACTCTGA
- a CDS encoding alpha/beta hydrolase, protein MKFARLFLIVCAACLSLSAAYAVAEAPASVPFTTVEDVVYGHKDGLALTMDVFTPKENAKGIGIVLVSSGGWKSHKSNVLADEEPRRKTEHWIQGLLGGGYTLFIARHGSGPRYFVPEMVEDIRRAVRFARLHAADYHVDPDHLGITSGSSGGHLALMVGLTGDDGNPDSKDIVERQSSRVQAIVAWFPPTDMINWGSANGYTTIEKLRPGFFKGLFGEVTDVEAQLRSISPIYHLNPGDPPVLLVHGDKDKTVPLQQSEIFKAKCEEIGVPVELIVQPGGGHTWWPGILTQYGAVTAWFDRYLKK, encoded by the coding sequence TTGAAATTTGCTCGCTTGTTTCTGATCGTATGTGCCGCGTGCCTGTCGCTGAGTGCGGCATACGCTGTGGCGGAAGCCCCTGCATCGGTTCCCTTCACGACGGTCGAAGATGTGGTCTACGGCCACAAGGATGGCCTGGCCCTGACGATGGACGTGTTCACGCCAAAAGAGAATGCCAAGGGGATCGGCATTGTGTTGGTCTCCAGCGGCGGTTGGAAATCGCACAAGTCTAACGTGCTGGCCGACGAAGAACCGCGGCGCAAAACCGAGCATTGGATCCAAGGTTTGCTGGGGGGCGGCTACACGCTGTTCATTGCGCGCCACGGCAGCGGACCGCGCTACTTCGTCCCCGAAATGGTCGAAGACATTCGCCGGGCCGTGCGGTTTGCTCGCCTGCATGCCGCCGATTACCACGTCGATCCAGACCACCTGGGCATCACCAGCGGTTCCTCCGGCGGACACTTGGCGCTGATGGTCGGACTAACCGGTGACGACGGGAATCCCGATTCCAAAGACATCGTCGAACGGCAAAGCAGCCGCGTGCAGGCGATCGTGGCCTGGTTCCCCCCCACAGACATGATCAACTGGGGATCGGCCAACGGCTACACGACGATCGAAAAGCTGCGGCCGGGCTTCTTCAAAGGGCTGTTCGGCGAAGTAACCGATGTCGAAGCGCAGTTGCGATCGATTTCGCCCATCTACCATCTCAATCCGGGCGATCCGCCCGTGCTACTGGTACACGGTGACAAGGATAAAACCGTTCCCTTGCAGCAATCGGAAATCTTCAAGGCGAAGTGCGAGGAAATTGGCGTGCCCGTGGAACTGATCGTGCAACCAGGGGGCGGCCACACCTGGTGGCCCGGCATCCTGACTCAGTATGGGGCGGTGACCGCCTGGTTCGATCGATATCTGAAGAAGTAA